A stretch of Mycobacterium sp. ITM-2016-00316 DNA encodes these proteins:
- the rplD gene encoding 50S ribosomal protein L4, producing MSLKIDVHTPDGKKDGSVELPAALFDVEPNIALLHQVVTAQLAAKRQGTHSAKTRAEVSGGGKKPYRQKGTGRARQGSTRAPQFTGGGVVHGPKPRDYSQRTPKKMIAAATRGALSDRARNERIHAITELISGQTPSTKAAKAFLESLTTNKKVLIVIGRSDEVGAKSVRNLPNVHVISADQLNAYDVLHADDVIFSVEALDAYISSNTKQEASV from the coding sequence ATGTCTCTCAAGATTGACGTCCACACCCCGGACGGCAAGAAGGACGGCTCCGTCGAGCTGCCTGCCGCGCTGTTCGATGTTGAGCCCAACATCGCGCTGCTGCACCAGGTCGTGACCGCGCAGCTGGCCGCCAAGCGTCAGGGCACGCACTCGGCGAAGACTCGTGCCGAGGTGTCCGGCGGTGGCAAGAAGCCCTACCGCCAGAAGGGCACCGGCCGCGCCCGCCAGGGTTCGACCCGCGCACCGCAGTTCACCGGTGGTGGCGTGGTGCACGGCCCGAAGCCGCGTGACTACAGCCAGCGCACCCCGAAGAAGATGATCGCCGCCGCCACCCGCGGGGCGCTCTCGGACCGGGCCCGCAACGAGCGCATCCATGCGATCACCGAACTGATCAGCGGGCAGACCCCGTCGACCAAGGCGGCCAAGGCTTTCCTGGAGAGCCTGACCACCAACAAGAAGGTTCTGATCGTCATCGGTCGCAGCGACGAGGTCGGCGCCAAGAGCGTGCGCAACCTGCCGAACGTCCACGTGATCTCGGCAGACCAGCTCAACGCGTACGACGTGCTGCACGCCGACGACGTGATCTTCAGCGTCGAGGCGCTGGATGCCTACATCAGCTCCAACACGAAGCAGGAGGCGTCGGTCTGA
- the rplW gene encoding 50S ribosomal protein L23 — MATITDPRDIILAPVISEKSYSLIEDNVYTFVVHPDSNKTQIKIAIEKIFSVKVDSVNTLNRNGKRKRTRSGYGQRKSTKRAIVTLAAGSKPIDLFGAPA; from the coding sequence ATGGCAACGATCACTGACCCCCGCGACATCATCCTGGCCCCGGTCATCTCGGAGAAGTCGTACTCGCTGATCGAGGACAACGTGTACACGTTCGTCGTGCACCCGGACTCGAACAAGACGCAGATCAAGATCGCGATCGAGAAGATCTTCTCCGTCAAGGTCGATTCGGTGAACACGTTGAACCGCAACGGCAAGCGCAAGCGGACTCGCAGTGGCTACGGACAGCGCAAGAGCACCAAGCGCGCCATCGTGACCTTGGCCGCGGGCAGCAAGCCGATCGACTTGTTCGGAGCGCCGGCCTAA
- the rplB gene encoding 50S ribosomal protein L2, with translation MAIRKYKPTTPGRRGASVSDFAEITRDHPEKSLVRPLHGKGGRNAHGRITTRHKGGGHKRAYRVIDFRRHDKDGVDAKVAHIEYDPNRTANIALLHYLDGEKRYIIAPQGLKQGTVVESGANADIKPGNNLPLRNIPAGTVIHAVEMRPGGGAKLARSAGVSVQLLGKEGAYATLRMPSGEIRRVDVRCRATVGEVGNAEQANINWGKAGRMRWKGKRPTVRGVVMNPVDHPHGGGEGKTSGGRHPVSPWGKPEGRTRKPNKASDKLIVRRRRTGKNKR, from the coding sequence ATGGCAATTCGCAAGTACAAGCCGACGACCCCGGGTCGTCGCGGTGCCAGCGTCTCCGATTTCGCCGAGATCACTCGCGACCATCCGGAGAAGTCGCTGGTTCGTCCGCTGCACGGCAAGGGTGGACGTAACGCACACGGCCGCATCACCACTCGGCACAAGGGCGGTGGCCACAAGCGTGCCTACCGCGTGATCGATTTCCGTCGCCACGACAAGGACGGCGTCGACGCCAAGGTCGCTCACATCGAGTACGACCCCAACCGCACCGCGAACATCGCGCTGCTGCACTACCTGGACGGCGAGAAGCGCTACATCATCGCGCCGCAGGGACTGAAGCAGGGCACCGTCGTGGAGTCGGGCGCCAACGCCGACATCAAGCCGGGCAACAACCTGCCGCTGCGCAACATCCCGGCCGGCACGGTCATCCACGCTGTGGAGATGCGTCCCGGTGGCGGCGCGAAGCTGGCCCGTTCGGCCGGTGTGAGCGTCCAGTTGCTCGGTAAGGAAGGCGCCTACGCCACGCTGCGTATGCCGTCCGGTGAGATCCGTCGCGTCGACGTGCGCTGCCGCGCCACCGTCGGCGAGGTCGGCAACGCCGAGCAGGCCAACATCAACTGGGGTAAAGCCGGCCGTATGCGGTGGAAGGGCAAGCGCCCCACCGTCCGTGGTGTCGTGATGAACCCGGTCGACCACCCGCACGGCGGTGGTGAGGGTAAGACCTCCGGTGGCCGCCACCCGGTGAGCCCGTGGGGCAAGCCCGAGGGCCGTACCCGCAAGCCGAACAAGGCGAGCGACAAGCTCATCGTCCGTCGCCGGCGCACCGGCAAGAATAAGCGCTAG
- the rpsS gene encoding 30S ribosomal protein S19 has product MPRSLKKGPFVDDHLLKKVDVQNEKNSKQVIKTWSRRSTIIPDFIGHTFAVHDGRKHVPVFVSEAMVGHKLGEFAPTRTFKGHIKDDRKAKRR; this is encoded by the coding sequence ATGCCACGCAGCCTGAAGAAGGGCCCGTTCGTCGACGACCATCTCTTGAAGAAGGTCGACGTCCAGAACGAGAAGAACAGCAAGCAGGTCATCAAGACCTGGTCGCGTCGTTCGACGATCATTCCTGACTTCATCGGTCACACCTTCGCCGTCCACGACGGTCGCAAGCACGTGCCGGTGTTCGTCTCCGAGGCGATGGTCGGGCACAAGCTCGGCGAGTTCGCCCCCACCCGCACGTTCAAGGGTCACATCAAGGATGACCGGAAAGCGAAGCGCCGGTAA
- the rplV gene encoding 50S ribosomal protein L22, with protein MTTAIEYPSATAVARFVPFSPTKARRVIDLVRGKSVAEALDILRWAPQDASTTVAKVIASAAANAQNNNGLDPSTLVVATIHADGGPTAKRIRPRAQGRAFRIRKRTSHITVIVESRPPKKSGQQGASASAARARRAQGSKAASTKATGAASAATSTKASAEAKEGSE; from the coding sequence ATGACTACTGCAATTGAGTATCCGTCCGCGACGGCGGTTGCCCGCTTCGTGCCGTTCTCGCCGACCAAGGCGCGCCGGGTCATCGACCTGGTCCGCGGCAAGTCGGTGGCCGAGGCGCTCGACATCCTGCGGTGGGCACCCCAGGACGCCAGCACCACGGTCGCCAAGGTGATCGCCAGTGCGGCCGCCAACGCGCAGAACAACAACGGACTGGATCCGTCGACCCTCGTGGTCGCGACCATCCACGCCGACGGTGGCCCGACCGCCAAGCGCATCCGGCCGCGCGCCCAGGGGCGTGCGTTCCGTATCCGCAAGCGCACCAGCCACATCACCGTGATCGTCGAGAGCCGTCCGCCCAAGAAGAGTGGACAGCAGGGCGCCTCGGCGAGTGCGGCACGCGCACGTCGTGCGCAGGGCAGCAAGGCTGCTTCGACCAAGGCCACCGGAGCCGCTTCAGCGGCGACATCTACCAAGGCTTCCGCAGAAGCGAAGGAGGGCTCGGAGTAG
- the rpsC gene encoding 30S ribosomal protein S3, which translates to MGQKINPHGFRLGITTDWKSRWYADKQYADYVKEDVAIRRLLATGLERAGIADVEIERTRDRVRVDIHTARPGIVIGRRGTEADRIRTDLEKLTKKQVQLNILEVKNPESVAQLVAQGVAEQLSNRVAFRRAMRKAIQSAMRQPNVKGIRVQCSGRLGGAEMSRSEFYREGRVPLHTLRADIDYGLYEAKTTFGRIGVKVWIYKGDIVGGKRELTAAAPAADRPRRERPSGATRPRRSGASGTTATSTEAGRAATGEESAAPTADAAVEASAESTTENSGS; encoded by the coding sequence GTGGGCCAGAAGATCAATCCGCACGGCTTCCGGCTCGGTATCACCACCGACTGGAAGTCCCGGTGGTATGCCGACAAGCAGTACGCGGACTACGTGAAGGAAGACGTCGCGATCCGCCGTCTGCTGGCCACCGGCCTGGAGCGGGCCGGTATCGCCGATGTGGAGATCGAGCGGACCCGTGACCGGGTGCGCGTGGACATCCACACCGCGCGTCCCGGCATCGTCATCGGTCGCCGCGGCACCGAGGCCGACCGCATCCGGACCGACCTGGAGAAGCTGACCAAGAAGCAGGTTCAGCTCAACATCCTCGAGGTCAAGAACCCCGAGTCTGTTGCGCAGTTGGTCGCCCAGGGCGTCGCCGAGCAGCTGTCCAACCGAGTGGCGTTCCGCCGCGCGATGCGCAAGGCCATCCAGTCGGCCATGCGCCAGCCCAACGTCAAGGGGATCCGGGTGCAGTGCTCGGGCCGCCTCGGCGGTGCTGAGATGAGCCGCTCGGAGTTCTACCGCGAAGGTCGAGTCCCGCTGCACACGCTGCGTGCCGACATCGACTACGGCCTCTACGAGGCCAAGACCACCTTCGGCCGGATCGGTGTGAAGGTCTGGATCTACAAGGGCGACATCGTCGGTGGCAAGCGTGAGCTGACCGCCGCGGCGCCGGCCGCCGACCGTCCGCGTCGTGAGCGTCCGTCCGGTGCCACCCGTCCGCGCCGCAGTGGCGCGTCGGGTACCACCGCGACGAGCACCGAGGCCGGCCGTGCCGCCACCGGAGAAGAGTCGGCCGCACCGACCGCTGACGCGGCTGTCGAGGCGTCTGCCGAGAGCACTACAGAAAATTCAGGGAGCTGA
- the rplP gene encoding 50S ribosomal protein L16 produces MLIPRRVKHRKQHHPRQRGTASGGTTVSFGDYGIQALEHAYITNRQIESARIAINRHIKRGGKVWINIFPDRPLTKKPAETRMGSGKGSPEWWVANVKPGRVLFELSYPDEKIARDALTRAIHKLPIKARIVTREEQF; encoded by the coding sequence ATGCTTATCCCCCGCAGGGTCAAGCACCGCAAGCAGCACCACCCGAGGCAGCGTGGTACCGCCAGCGGTGGCACCACGGTGAGCTTCGGCGATTACGGCATCCAGGCTCTGGAGCACGCCTACATCACCAACCGGCAGATCGAGTCCGCTCGTATCGCCATCAACCGGCACATCAAGCGTGGCGGCAAGGTGTGGATCAACATCTTCCCGGACCGCCCGCTGACCAAGAAGCCCGCCGAGACCCGCATGGGTTCCGGTAAGGGTTCGCCCGAGTGGTGGGTGGCCAACGTCAAGCCCGGCCGCGTGCTGTTCGAGCTCAGCTACCCGGATGAGAAGATCGCCCGCGATGCTCTCACCCGCGCAATCCACAAGCTGCCGATCAAGGCACGCATCGTGACACGAGAGGAGCAGTTCTGA
- the rpmC gene encoding 50S ribosomal protein L29, whose product MAVGVTPGELRELTEEELTTRLRESKEELFNLRFQMATGQLTNNRRLRVVRHEIARVYTVLRERELGLASGPVGEDS is encoded by the coding sequence ATGGCAGTGGGAGTTACGCCTGGCGAACTGCGTGAGCTCACCGAAGAGGAGCTCACCACTCGCCTGCGCGAATCGAAGGAAGAGCTGTTCAACCTGCGCTTCCAGATGGCGACCGGTCAGCTGACCAATAACCGGCGCCTCCGTGTGGTGCGCCACGAGATTGCACGGGTGTACACCGTGCTGCGTGAACGTGAACTGGGTCTGGCCTCCGGACCCGTTGGTGAGGATTCGTAA